The genomic interval tcgatggtattgATATAGTTCGAGAGGACATATTTTGCTATTGAAGCTATAAAAAGAATTTAGTGCttgttgttgtgttatttaattattgattgttgacggagacgttgcaatcccttgttagataattagtatctacttagcactcgagagagggagtagataattatagaattcttggttaatgaataagaaggacaattataatatagctacacacaatagcacatggtggatagttgagtgaagtcggacctctagatcttttattctattgttcaaatctgtgttactaaaattaaatttgtttaCAATTCAGTCATTGGTACGAACAAATCTgttaattgattattctaaataaaatcgagactattctaattacaagcattaatataaattcagaaagacattcctcgtgggatcaatacttgtacttaaaaattacattttactataacttgacgccgtgcgcttgcgagcattaaagaaaacacgcaacaccgGCTCTGGTCATTGTCATCtgggtaagattctacccgaGAAGAAGTTTGCCCGGTCTCTATTGGAAGGACTGCTTCAGAACCATATACCAAGTTGAAAGGCGTTTCTTGAGTAGGTGCCCGGGGAGTAGTTCTGTAAGCCCAGAGAACACTGGGTAATTCTTCTACCCAATCCTTTCCTTTACCTTGTAGTCTTGTCTTCAATGCTTGTACAATAATTTTATGGACGACTTCTGTTTGGCCATTAGCTTGCGGATATACAACAAACGTAAAAGATTGAGTGATCTTCATTTCTCGGCACAATGACGTAATTCCTTTGCCCTGAAATTGTCTCCCATTATCTGAGATTAGTCTTCTGGGCACTCCAAACCGGCATACGATGTTCTTCCACAGAAATTTCCTGCTCAGTGATTTTTGCCAAGTGCTCAGCTTCTACCCACTTGGAAAAGTAGTCAATTGCTACTAATAGGAATTTTTCTGAGCTCGGGCAATTGGGAAAGGACCCACAATATCAATGCCCCATTGATCAAAGGGGCAAGATGCCCAAATAGGTTTCATGAGAGTGGGCGGGCTGTGCTTAAAATTCGAATGATGTTGACAGCCTTCACAAGTTTGGACCACCCGAGCAGAATCTTGACCAAGAGTCGGCCACCAGAAACTGGCAAGCATTGTTTTCCGGGCCAAAGACATTCCTCCAAAGTGCTCGGCACAACATCCTTCATGAATCTCTCGGAGGACATAATCCACCTCTTTCTTAGATAAGTATTTCAAAAGAGGTCCCTGGAATGATCTCCTgtacaaaatattatttatgaGAACAAACCTGGGAGCTTGTCTCTTAGTCTTCTGAGCTCGGGCTCTGTCCTCGGGCAGttcattatttaaaatgaaCTTGATCAGAGGTGTCATCCAAGAGTCACCGGGTACTGGTAATATTTCTTCCTCAGTGGAAAAGAATCAACCGGGAAACATGCAAGACCTCCCGGGTGCTAACTTCCGATAAAGAAGCAGCCATTTTTGCCAGAGTATCCGCTTCGCCATTCTCCTCCCGAGGTATTTGTTCAATACCCCCAATCCGCAAAACTTCTGCTCGGGCTTTGATGAGCTGTAAATACTTTAGCATCCTGTCATCCTTAGCTTCATACACGCCCTTTATCTATTGAGTAATGAGTTGCGAATCAGAATACAGAATAATCCGGGAAGCTCCGACTTCCCGGGCAGCTTGGATTCCAGCAAGAACGGCTTCGTACTCGGCTTCATTATTGGTTACCCGGGAGTCAATCCTTAGTGCCAGTTTAATCTTTCCTCCTGGAGGAGATATTATCACAACCCCTACTCCACATCCAGCAAGGCTAGATGCCCCATCCACGAATACTCTCCATACTTCCTCCTTATTGGGTTGGAACATCTCGGATAAAAAATCTGATAGAGCTTGTGCTTTGATGGAAACCCGGGGTTTGTATTCAATGTCATACTCCCCCAACTCTACTGTCCACTTGATCATCCGCCCGGACACTTCAGAGTGAGTCATAATCCTGCCTAGAGGACTATTGTTAAGAACAACTATTTGATGTGACAGGAAGTAGGGCCTTGTCTTCCGGGCGGTCATGATCAAGGCCAAAGCATTCTTCTCCACTTCGCTGTACCGGATCTCGGGTCCTCTTAGAGCATTGATGACATAATAGATAGGCTTTTGATCAAAGCCTTCTTCTTTTATTAGAACTGATCTGACAGTATACTCCGTAGTAAATAGATACACAAATAATTTTTCCCCGGGCTCCGGTTTCACCAATACAGGAAGATCTGCAAGATGAATCTTCAAGTCCTGGAAGGCCTGTTCACATTTCTCATCCCATCCAAATTGTTGGGCCTTCCTCAAGacttgaaagaaaggataactcATGTGCGCTACC from Primulina eburnea isolate SZY01 chromosome 17, ASM2296580v1, whole genome shotgun sequence carries:
- the LOC140817926 gene encoding uncharacterized protein; translated protein: MSYPFFQVLRKAQQFGWDEKCEQAFQDLKIHLADLPVLVKPEPGEKLFVYLFTTEYTVRSVLIKEEGFDQKPIYYVINALRGPEIRYSEVEKNALALIMTARKTRPYFLSHQIVVLNNSPLGRIMTHSEVSGRMIKWTVELGEYDIEYKPRVSIKAQALSDFLSEMFQPNKEEVWRVFVDGASSLAGCGVGVVIISPPGGKIKLALRIDSRVTNNEAEYEAVLAGIQAAREIKGVYEAKDDRMLKYLQLIKARAEVLRIGGIEQIPREENGEADTLAKMAASLSEGPLLKYLSKKEVDYVLREIHEGCCAEHFGGMSLARKTMLASFWWPTLGQDSARVVQTCEGCQHHSNFKHSPPTLMKPIWASCPFDQWGIDIVGPFPIARAQKNSY